From the genome of Candidatus Electrothrix communis, one region includes:
- a CDS encoding 4Fe-4S binding protein — translation MKNNTKKKKQFDVSFYYDWCKSCGICMAFCPQKIIRPGKNAKPEILDKDGCVGCRFCEMHCPDFAITVSERKFYQRTLREADDD, via the coding sequence GTGAAGAACAACACAAAAAAAAAGAAACAGTTTGATGTCTCTTTTTATTATGATTGGTGTAAAAGCTGTGGTATCTGTATGGCCTTTTGTCCGCAAAAAATCATCAGGCCCGGCAAAAACGCAAAACCGGAGATCCTTGATAAAGATGGCTGTGTAGGCTGTCGATTCTGCGAGATGCATTGCCCAGATTTTGCCATAACCGTATCTGAGCGCAAATTTTATCAGAGAACCCTGCGGGAGGCGGACGATGACTGA
- a CDS encoding 2-oxoacid:acceptor oxidoreductase subunit alpha has translation MTEAKRKRCLLQGNEAIVQGALAARCRFFAGYPITPASEIAEQLSVRLPAVNGTFVQMEDEIASIGAVIGASLAGVKAMTATSGPGFSLMQENLGFACATEVPCVIVNVMRGGPSTGLPTGPAQGDVQMARWGTHGDHPIIVLAVSSVLDCFTITVKAFNLAERYRVPVIILSDEVVAHTRESVELPLNSEVKVVDRIAPAMPPDWYKPYQEDARGVPPMASFGDGYRHHVTGLVHDQDGFPTQNPQEVEKFHLRLSMKITKGLSDIQLTKKYYMDDAELFVVAYGSVARSAMRAVEEARQAGIKAGLLHLITLFPFPRRTLTPYLQQCHSVLVPELNLGQISREVQRVNQRQCAVVKLNRVDGKLITPHEIYNRLVKLDAGRVG, from the coding sequence ATGACTGAGGCGAAAAGAAAACGCTGCCTGCTTCAAGGAAACGAGGCCATCGTTCAAGGCGCTTTGGCTGCCCGATGCCGTTTTTTTGCTGGTTATCCCATTACCCCGGCTTCTGAAATCGCGGAACAGCTCTCGGTTCGTTTACCAGCGGTTAATGGTACCTTTGTCCAGATGGAGGATGAGATCGCCAGTATCGGGGCTGTGATTGGTGCTTCGCTGGCCGGGGTCAAGGCTATGACTGCGACGTCTGGACCCGGTTTCTCCTTGATGCAGGAAAATCTCGGTTTTGCCTGCGCTACCGAAGTTCCCTGCGTGATTGTCAATGTCATGCGAGGCGGCCCATCAACCGGCCTGCCCACCGGTCCGGCTCAGGGGGATGTGCAGATGGCGCGTTGGGGAACTCATGGCGATCATCCCATTATTGTCCTGGCCGTATCAAGTGTGCTCGATTGCTTCACCATAACAGTTAAGGCCTTTAATCTTGCGGAAAGATACCGGGTTCCTGTTATCATCCTTTCTGATGAAGTTGTCGCCCATACCCGTGAATCCGTGGAACTCCCCCTGAACAGCGAAGTCAAGGTTGTGGACAGAATCGCTCCGGCTATGCCTCCAGACTGGTATAAGCCCTATCAGGAAGATGCCCGTGGCGTTCCGCCCATGGCTTCCTTTGGTGACGGCTACCGGCACCATGTGACAGGCCTTGTCCACGATCAGGACGGTTTTCCCACCCAGAATCCCCAGGAAGTGGAGAAATTTCACCTGCGGTTATCCATGAAGATAACCAAGGGGTTGTCTGATATTCAGCTGACCAAAAAATATTATATGGATGATGCTGAACTCTTTGTGGTCGCCTATGGCTCGGTTGCCCGTTCTGCCATGCGAGCTGTGGAAGAGGCCCGGCAAGCTGGGATAAAGGCAGGACTCTTGCATTTGATCACCCTGTTTCCCTTTCCACGAAGAACGCTGACCCCGTATCTCCAGCAATGTCATTCTGTGTTGGTTCCAGAACTCAATCTCGGACAGATCAGCCGAGAGGTGCAGCGGGTGAACCAGAGGCAATGTGCTGTTGTTAAGCTCAACAGGGTCGACGGCAAGTTGATAACCCCTCATGAAATATATAACCGCCTCGTTAAACTCGACGCCGGACGAGTTGGCTAA
- a CDS encoding Fic family protein, giving the protein MAKKHIWQYSVWPNLQWDEQALAPLITQCRKKQHFLLGAVSVLGFDLRLQAQGIILEKEVIETSAIEGEQLDPEGVRSSVANKLGLATAGSRPADRKTDATVEVLLDAAKHFNTALSQERLKGWHAALFPDGYSGFHRIVTGDWRQQEMEIVSGPEGRQQVHYKAPPPEAVPEEIRSFLHWLNDQTSSPSTMDGLIRAALAHYRFVAIHPFDDGNGRIARALTDMALAQDENSATRFYSLSNRIMQDRDAYYAVLERCSNGSGDVTPWLEWFLESFQQAVISSRQLINRVLVKAGFWQEFAGTELNPRQKKVVNTLLDAGKGNFEGSLAARKYRSLAKTTKATASRDLEDLIKKGILKRLEGGGRSSKYDLTWERFEPGHVMEER; this is encoded by the coding sequence ATGGCAAAAAAACACATCTGGCAATATTCAGTCTGGCCAAACCTGCAATGGGATGAGCAGGCCCTTGCCCCCCTTATCACCCAATGCAGAAAAAAACAGCATTTTCTGCTCGGTGCTGTCTCTGTGCTGGGCTTTGATTTACGCCTTCAGGCCCAAGGCATTATTCTTGAAAAAGAAGTCATCGAAACCTCGGCCATTGAAGGGGAACAGCTTGACCCGGAAGGAGTTCGCTCTTCTGTCGCCAACAAGCTGGGCTTAGCAACGGCAGGCTCACGCCCCGCAGATCGAAAAACCGACGCAACTGTGGAAGTCCTTCTTGATGCTGCCAAGCATTTCAACACAGCCCTTTCTCAAGAACGCCTCAAAGGCTGGCACGCCGCCCTCTTCCCGGACGGATACTCCGGGTTTCATCGGATAGTCACTGGAGATTGGCGGCAACAGGAAATGGAAATCGTTTCCGGGCCGGAAGGTCGTCAACAGGTCCATTATAAAGCACCTCCTCCCGAGGCTGTCCCGGAAGAGATCAGGTCTTTTCTCCATTGGCTGAACGACCAGACCTCATCTCCCTCCACAATGGACGGACTTATCCGGGCCGCGCTCGCCCATTACCGCTTTGTTGCCATCCATCCCTTTGATGACGGCAATGGCCGAATCGCCAGAGCACTCACTGATATGGCCTTGGCCCAGGACGAAAACAGCGCAACCCGGTTTTACAGTCTTTCCAATCGAATCATGCAGGATCGGGATGCCTATTATGCGGTTTTGGAGCGATGTTCCAACGGTTCAGGAGATGTCACGCCCTGGTTGGAGTGGTTTTTAGAGAGCTTTCAGCAGGCAGTGATCAGTTCCCGGCAACTCATCAACCGTGTCTTGGTTAAGGCCGGATTCTGGCAGGAATTTGCCGGAACAGAGCTGAATCCGCGCCAGAAAAAAGTAGTCAACACCCTGCTGGATGCCGGTAAAGGGAATTTTGAAGGCTCGTTAGCAGCCCGAAAATATCGCTCCTTAGCAAAAACAACCAAGGCCACCGCTTCCCGTGATCTGGAAGATCTTATCAAAAAGGGTATTCTCAAACGCCTGGAAGGGGGCGGGAGAAGCAGTAAATACGATCTCACTTGGGAGCGTTTTGAACCGGGCCATGTTATGGAGGAAAGATAA
- a CDS encoding potassium transporter TrkG, with translation MNISFRNKIRSFFAPISLPVFFFLGAILVGACLLHSPFSCNGPAISWLDALFTATSATCVTGLVVADTGQEFTRAGQSVILLLIQMGGLGIMTFTSLTFFLWKKRVSLTDRIAVGQGLLHNSGFHLGRFLVQIVTVTLVIEFSGALLLFLADPEGFSPFSALFHAISAFCNAGFSLHSDSLIGYKSDWLVNLTIILLIILGGVGFAVIVEGKDILLARFRKSQQKIQKSWHFTVVLQTSLFLILAGWLYIYCAEFLGVKGDISCHEAVLTSLFQSVTCRTAGFNSLDLASMTNASLVFMIFLMFVGGAPGSCAGGTKVTTFRILAAFIRAQISGREQAVIGKYAVDRESVNKSLTLLFFSLALIFFSLIALDFTEGGNVPHTQARGQFLEIFFETVSAFGTAGLSTGLTSKLSPPGKVIIMFLMFVGRLGPLVLLSSIQSMRTKILFSKPEETLSVG, from the coding sequence ATGAATATTAGCTTTCGCAATAAAATCAGAAGTTTTTTCGCGCCCATCTCGCTACCAGTTTTTTTCTTTCTGGGAGCAATTCTTGTCGGAGCATGTCTTCTGCACAGTCCGTTCAGCTGCAACGGCCCGGCCATATCCTGGTTGGATGCCCTGTTCACCGCCACCTCAGCGACCTGTGTTACCGGTCTGGTAGTGGCTGATACCGGCCAGGAATTCACCCGTGCTGGTCAATCTGTAATTCTCCTGCTTATCCAAATGGGCGGTCTGGGCATCATGACCTTTACCAGCCTGACCTTTTTTCTCTGGAAAAAGAGGGTTTCCCTGACCGACAGAATTGCGGTGGGCCAGGGCCTGCTCCATAACTCCGGGTTTCATCTGGGGCGATTTCTTGTCCAAATCGTGACCGTAACTTTGGTGATTGAATTCTCCGGCGCCCTGCTGCTCTTTCTTGCCGATCCTGAAGGATTCTCGCCGTTCTCCGCCCTTTTTCACGCCATTTCCGCCTTCTGTAATGCGGGTTTTTCCCTGCACTCTGACAGTCTGATCGGCTATAAGAGCGATTGGCTGGTCAACCTGACCATTATTCTCCTTATTATCCTTGGCGGGGTCGGTTTTGCTGTAATTGTCGAGGGCAAGGATATCCTGCTGGCCCGGTTCAGAAAATCCCAACAAAAGATACAGAAGAGCTGGCATTTTACGGTGGTGCTGCAAACTTCTCTTTTTCTTATCTTGGCTGGCTGGCTCTATATTTATTGTGCAGAGTTTCTTGGAGTCAAGGGAGATATCAGCTGCCATGAAGCTGTCCTGACCTCGCTCTTTCAATCCGTCACTTGCCGGACAGCTGGCTTTAACAGCCTGGATCTGGCAAGCATGACCAATGCCTCGCTGGTCTTTATGATCTTTCTCATGTTTGTCGGCGGCGCACCAGGCTCCTGCGCAGGAGGAACCAAGGTCACAACCTTTCGTATCCTTGCTGCCTTTATTCGTGCCCAGATCTCGGGGAGAGAACAGGCCGTGATCGGCAAATACGCAGTTGATCGGGAGTCAGTAAATAAGTCCCTGACCCTGCTCTTTTTTTCCCTGGCCCTTATTTTTTTCAGCCTGATTGCTTTGGATTTTACCGAAGGCGGCAATGTTCCCCACACCCAGGCACGCGGTCAATTTCTTGAAATTTTCTTTGAAACGGTTTCGGCTTTCGGCACAGCAGGCTTAAGCACCGGCCTGACCTCCAAGCTCTCTCCTCCGGGCAAGGTGATCATTATGTTCCTCATGTTTGTCGGTCGTCTCGGTCCCCTTGTCCTGCTGAGTTCCATTCAGTCCATGCGAACAAAAATTCTTTTTTCCAAGCCCGAAGAAACGCTTTCAGTGGGCTAA
- a CDS encoding condensation domain-containing protein produces the protein MSHTSPQCTRMSGTDQVVWNLVGDQDLFCIWAIASLTEPLQDTLLEQSLKHLLQTIPILNAQPVTTWFSGKWQFLAKEDVGELISRVQAANDAEAEEQLQQVFTHPINAKDAAMIRLHSIDGPEKHYFVIQVHHLVVDGEGLKRICAQFAEIYRAVYRDPSWEPVHVLDSCRSIGKILRQAAPSRLLAALPTYLIGVTNLLAKTIPTLRQKKKTGYRLINTAGTDVDLSINPYFSSILLEEKVMLKAKAFTQRQNVTIHDILTTSFSLAIMEWNTERGDERNWLRFFHTANLRRWWGEPSGTFGNFSALLTHQDFFHNLRTPSLALAATKTQLDRAKKTIGLDIFFLNMLLPALPYVLIRRGSLYLKGKLLIFARQNQAITNIGIIPEQAGDFCHSKAEGYSLLAPTIAGGCLLFTISTYNNVMTLHLGCTEDALNKEDAQAFLHLWKEKFLHVIAER, from the coding sequence ATGAGTCACACTTCGCCACAATGCACCCGCATGAGCGGCACCGACCAGGTGGTTTGGAATCTGGTTGGTGACCAGGATCTGTTCTGCATCTGGGCTATTGCCTCGTTGACTGAGCCGCTTCAGGACACACTTCTTGAGCAATCCCTCAAACACCTTCTCCAGACCATTCCTATCCTCAATGCCCAGCCTGTGACCACCTGGTTTTCCGGAAAATGGCAGTTCCTGGCAAAAGAAGACGTAGGCGAGCTGATTAGTCGGGTTCAGGCGGCAAACGATGCCGAAGCTGAGGAGCAATTACAGCAGGTTTTTACTCATCCGATCAATGCCAAGGACGCAGCCATGATTCGGCTCCACTCCATTGACGGGCCGGAAAAGCATTATTTCGTAATCCAGGTTCATCATCTTGTGGTGGACGGTGAGGGCCTGAAAAGGATCTGCGCCCAATTTGCCGAGATCTATCGGGCAGTATACCGGGATCCAAGCTGGGAGCCTGTCCACGTTCTTGATTCGTGCCGAAGCATTGGGAAAATACTGCGCCAGGCTGCGCCCTCCCGCCTCCTCGCTGCGCTGCCGACCTACCTCATCGGCGTCACCAATCTGCTCGCGAAAACTATCCCTACCCTTCGACAAAAAAAGAAAACTGGCTATCGGCTGATCAACACCGCAGGCACTGATGTCGATCTTTCCATCAATCCGTATTTTTCCAGCATCCTTCTTGAAGAAAAAGTTATGCTGAAGGCCAAAGCCTTTACGCAGCGCCAAAACGTGACGATCCATGACATCCTCACGACATCATTTTCCTTGGCAATAATGGAATGGAATACAGAGCGCGGAGACGAGCGCAACTGGCTGCGATTTTTCCATACAGCAAACCTGCGCCGCTGGTGGGGTGAGCCGAGTGGAACATTCGGCAACTTCAGTGCTCTTTTAACCCATCAAGATTTTTTTCATAATCTCCGGACACCATCCCTTGCCTTAGCCGCAACCAAAACACAGCTTGATCGAGCCAAAAAAACTATCGGGCTCGACATCTTTTTCCTCAACATGCTGCTCCCTGCCCTGCCCTATGTCCTTATTCGCCGAGGCTCTTTGTATCTCAAAGGAAAGTTGCTTATTTTTGCCCGCCAAAATCAGGCCATAACCAATATCGGTATCATCCCTGAGCAGGCTGGTGATTTCTGCCATAGCAAGGCTGAGGGCTATTCTCTATTGGCTCCAACCATTGCTGGCGGCTGTCTTCTCTTCACGATCTCCACCTACAACAACGTGATGACGCTTCATCTCGGCTGCACCGAGGATGCCTTGAACAAGGAGGATGCGCAGGCTTTTCTGCACCTCTGGAAGGAGAAATTTCTTCATGTGATTGCAGAGCGGTGA
- a CDS encoding shikimate kinase, which yields MKKTGGNIILIGMPGAGKSTVGTLLAKNIAYDFLDTDRAIQESQGRPLQDIVNTEGQATLRLIEEEVLLSLALHNHVIATGGSAVYSEQGMMHLKADGVVLFLDADLATLKTRIHNFNTRGLVKRPGQTFAQLFDERLPLYRTYADITISCAGLSPREVCVRIVAELES from the coding sequence ATGAAAAAAACAGGTGGAAATATCATTTTGATTGGAATGCCAGGCGCAGGAAAAAGTACTGTCGGCACGCTCCTCGCCAAAAATATAGCATACGACTTCCTGGATACAGATCGGGCTATTCAGGAATCACAAGGACGGCCATTGCAAGATATTGTGAATACAGAGGGACAGGCTACCCTTCGGCTGATTGAAGAAGAGGTTTTGCTCAGCCTTGCTCTCCACAATCACGTCATTGCCACTGGAGGCAGCGCGGTCTACAGCGAGCAAGGCATGATGCATCTCAAAGCAGATGGTGTCGTTCTTTTTCTTGATGCTGATCTCGCCACGCTGAAAACGAGGATCCATAATTTCAACACACGTGGGCTTGTCAAACGACCGGGGCAGACTTTTGCGCAACTGTTTGACGAGCGCCTGCCACTCTACAGGACATATGCGGACATTACGATTAGCTGTGCTGGCCTGAGCCCAAGAGAGGTCTGTGTAAGGATTGTTGCCGAATTGGAGAGCTAA
- a CDS encoding 2-oxoacid:ferredoxin oxidoreductase subunit beta: MPPSIQALTHKYLRHNKRFPHVWCPGCGNGIVMGALLRAITRLELEKDEIVLASGIGCSGRMPTYLDFNTLHTTHGRALTFATGIKLANPALNVVAIMGDGDATAIGGNHLIHAARRNLNLTAIIINNSIYGMTGGQYSPTTPFGSTTTTSVYGHIEHAFSIAELTVTAGASFVARSTVYHAALADQLIEQAMMKPGFAVVEIISNCHVQYGRRNKIGNAVDMLASFKEQAVTVKRAATMEKEELRDKITIGVLADRDLPVSTDEYKRIREQARSKREEK; encoded by the coding sequence ATGCCTCCTTCAATACAGGCCCTCACCCATAAATATCTTCGTCATAATAAACGATTTCCCCATGTTTGGTGTCCGGGATGCGGCAACGGTATTGTTATGGGTGCCCTGTTACGGGCCATAACCAGGCTTGAGTTGGAAAAAGATGAAATCGTCCTGGCCTCCGGCATCGGCTGTTCTGGACGAATGCCCACCTATCTTGATTTCAACACCTTGCACACCACCCATGGTCGGGCATTGACCTTTGCCACCGGCATCAAACTCGCCAATCCTGCGCTCAATGTGGTGGCGATTATGGGAGACGGTGATGCCACAGCCATCGGCGGCAATCATTTGATTCACGCAGCACGCCGTAACCTGAACCTGACCGCTATTATTATTAATAACTCGATTTACGGAATGACCGGAGGGCAATACTCGCCGACCACACCTTTCGGTTCCACAACCACAACCTCGGTGTACGGCCATATCGAACATGCCTTTTCCATTGCGGAGCTGACAGTAACAGCAGGTGCTTCCTTTGTTGCCCGCTCAACAGTGTACCACGCTGCCCTGGCAGATCAGCTCATTGAACAGGCTATGATGAAACCGGGCTTTGCCGTGGTGGAAATCATCTCCAATTGCCATGTGCAATACGGCAGGCGCAATAAGATCGGCAATGCCGTTGATATGCTGGCCTCATTTAAAGAGCAGGCTGTGACCGTGAAAAGGGCAGCCACGATGGAGAAGGAGGAACTCCGAGATAAAATCACCATCGGTGTCCTAGCGGACCGGGACCTTCCTGTTTCCACAGATGAATATAAGAGGATTAGGGAACAGGCCAGATCGAAGCGGGAGGAGAAATGA
- a CDS encoding UPF0175 family protein encodes MKSIELTVQIPEDILYTLNETKKEFTRKMKLYAAGELYRLGKLSMGKAAELAGMNKVDFLFELGRYDIPAINYDEDDFGEEIAQVMDL; translated from the coding sequence ATGAAAAGCATAGAACTCACAGTGCAGATTCCTGAAGACATACTCTACACCCTGAATGAAACGAAGAAAGAGTTCACCCGAAAGATGAAGCTGTATGCAGCCGGGGAATTGTACAGGCTGGGAAAACTGTCGATGGGAAAGGCTGCGGAGCTTGCAGGGATGAATAAAGTCGATTTTCTGTTCGAGTTGGGCAGGTACGATATCCCCGCAATAAATTACGACGAAGACGACTTCGGGGAAGAGATAGCGCAGGTAATGGACCTATGA
- a CDS encoding TrkA family potassium uptake protein, translating to MKLQIGIIGLGKFGLKLGKTLVDLGHEVLGVEMDPEKVKNAQHVLTQVYQVDAMSREALEQIRIQDLQHVLVSVGDSIAASVMISMFLKELGVATVWVKAIHQDHEKLLRKIGVDEVVIPEFMAAKQIASRIAMPGFLDYLPFDESMAVKEFTIKEWEGKTLLELNLTNTFGIQVIAVRRNGDKGYRYIPRANEPFHEGDNFVAIGEVSQLDRVVP from the coding sequence ATGAAATTACAAATAGGTATTATCGGCTTAGGTAAATTCGGCCTTAAACTGGGAAAAACCCTGGTTGATCTCGGTCATGAGGTCCTGGGTGTGGAAATGGATCCTGAAAAGGTAAAAAATGCCCAGCATGTCCTGACCCAGGTCTATCAGGTCGATGCCATGAGCCGGGAGGCCCTGGAGCAGATACGTATCCAGGATCTCCAGCATGTGCTGGTCAGTGTAGGTGATTCCATTGCCGCCAGCGTGATGATTTCCATGTTCCTCAAGGAGCTGGGCGTGGCCACGGTTTGGGTGAAAGCGATTCATCAGGATCATGAAAAATTGCTTCGTAAAATCGGGGTGGATGAGGTGGTGATTCCAGAATTTATGGCGGCAAAACAGATCGCCAGCCGCATTGCCATGCCCGGCTTTCTCGATTATCTCCCTTTTGACGAGTCTATGGCTGTCAAAGAATTCACCATTAAGGAATGGGAGGGCAAGACTCTCCTGGAATTAAACCTGACCAACACCTTTGGTATTCAGGTAATTGCTGTGCGGAGAAACGGTGATAAGGGCTATCGTTATATCCCCAGGGCCAATGAACCCTTCCATGAAGGAGATAACTTCGTTGCTATTGGCGAGGTTTCGCAATTAGATCGGGTGGTGCCGTAA
- the typA gene encoding translational GTPase TypA, with the protein MEQDKIRNVAIIAHVDHGKTTLVDKLFHQSGMFRDNQDVAERLMDSMDLERERGITIASKNGSYTYGDYKINIIDTPGHADFGGQVERVMRMADGVVLLVDAQEGPMPQTFFVVKKALAAKLPILVLVNKIDKEGARCEWVVDEVFDLLARLEAPDETLDFPVIYGSAKNGYMVEEPNDPIVPGQGMDLISEMIVNHVPPPPGDINAPLQLQINTIDYSPYLGRLGIGRVANGTLRLNESIVVYRRDGSIKPVRISKIFGFVGDAQVPVDVAYAGDIIAVAGMEDVTVGVTFTDPVNPQPLPLIEIDPPTISMHFIPNDSPFAGQDGKFVTSRHLDDRLSKETLADVALHVEPLTDGVGFRVSGRGELHLSILIEKMRRESYEFQVTRPHVIMREENGKTIEPYESLTVDVDEQYQGVVIEKLGKLKGVLSDMQVVNGMSRMVFKIPTRGLLGYRSQFMTDTRGMGVMNYVFAEWGPHAGEIQNRQNGVMIVMENCTSVAYALFNLQDRATLFIKPGEDLYKGQIIGENCRPADLVVNPAKGKKLTNMRASGSDEAVILTPPLDMSLEDCISYINDDELVEVTPRIIRLRKQKDAKIRA; encoded by the coding sequence ATGGAGCAGGATAAGATCAGAAATGTGGCGATTATCGCCCATGTTGACCACGGCAAAACTACACTGGTTGACAAATTATTTCATCAGAGCGGTATGTTTCGTGACAACCAGGATGTGGCCGAGCGCCTTATGGACTCCATGGATCTGGAACGTGAGCGCGGCATCACCATTGCCTCGAAAAACGGCTCGTACACCTACGGCGATTACAAGATCAATATTATCGATACACCCGGACATGCCGACTTCGGTGGGCAGGTAGAACGCGTTATGCGGATGGCCGACGGTGTTGTTCTGTTGGTGGATGCCCAGGAAGGCCCTATGCCCCAGACCTTTTTTGTGGTCAAAAAGGCCTTGGCTGCCAAGCTGCCCATTCTGGTGCTGGTGAATAAAATCGATAAGGAAGGAGCCCGCTGTGAATGGGTAGTGGATGAAGTCTTTGACCTGCTGGCCCGCCTGGAAGCTCCTGATGAAACATTAGATTTTCCGGTTATCTATGGTTCTGCCAAAAACGGCTACATGGTGGAAGAGCCTAATGACCCCATTGTACCGGGACAGGGCATGGACTTGATATCAGAAATGATTGTTAATCATGTTCCCCCGCCTCCCGGAGACATCAATGCCCCCTTGCAGCTCCAGATCAACACCATTGATTACTCCCCCTATCTGGGCAGGTTGGGTATCGGTCGTGTGGCCAATGGAACTCTGCGCCTGAACGAGAGTATTGTCGTATACCGTCGTGACGGTTCTATCAAACCTGTGCGGATCTCAAAGATATTCGGCTTTGTCGGCGACGCACAGGTTCCGGTGGATGTCGCCTATGCTGGTGATATTATTGCGGTGGCTGGAATGGAAGACGTCACTGTGGGTGTGACCTTTACTGACCCTGTCAATCCGCAGCCTTTGCCCCTGATCGAGATTGATCCGCCGACTATTTCTATGCATTTTATTCCCAATGACTCGCCTTTTGCCGGTCAGGACGGAAAATTTGTTACCTCCCGTCATCTGGACGACCGTCTGAGCAAAGAGACTCTGGCTGATGTGGCCCTGCATGTGGAACCGCTCACCGATGGAGTCGGCTTTCGGGTCTCTGGTCGCGGCGAGCTTCATCTCTCCATCCTGATCGAGAAAATGCGCCGGGAGAGCTATGAGTTCCAGGTTACCCGTCCTCATGTCATTATGCGGGAAGAAAATGGCAAGACTATTGAACCCTATGAGTCGCTGACCGTTGATGTGGATGAGCAGTATCAGGGTGTGGTCATTGAGAAACTGGGCAAGCTCAAAGGCGTGCTCAGCGATATGCAGGTGGTCAACGGGATGTCCCGGATGGTTTTCAAAATACCTACCAGAGGGTTGCTCGGCTATCGCTCTCAGTTCATGACCGACACCCGAGGAATGGGTGTTATGAATTATGTCTTTGCCGAATGGGGCCCACATGCCGGTGAGATCCAGAACCGTCAGAACGGGGTGATGATCGTTATGGAAAACTGCACCAGTGTGGCCTATGCCCTGTTCAACCTTCAGGACCGCGCCACCCTCTTCATCAAACCGGGTGAGGACCTGTACAAGGGACAGATTATCGGCGAGAACTGCCGTCCAGCGGATTTGGTGGTTAATCCGGCCAAGGGCAAGAAGCTGACCAATATGCGGGCCTCGGGTTCGGATGAGGCGGTTATTCTTACCCCTCCCCTTGACATGAGCTTGGAAGACTGCATATCATATATCAATGATGATGAGCTGGTGGAGGTAACTCCCCGTATTATTCGTTTGCGGAAGCAGAAGGACGCCAAGATTCGGGCGTAA
- a CDS encoding 2-oxoacid:acceptor oxidoreductase family protein, whose translation MSIHRESGLHRNEQQKKERYEIRFSGSGGQGIITLAVIFAEAVGVHHGQHVCQTQSYGPEARGGKSKAEVVISNTPIDYPKALGLDLLLAMNQAACDAYFFDLNSDGILVIDKGLVEHSPTSRVVAIPFTRIAREEIGREMAANMVALGAVGLLSGQVDLALLEKTLLTRIPAGTEEMNSAAFRRGVEEAKKINIETLPRSVVCEEVV comes from the coding sequence ATGAGTATACACCGGGAAAGCGGACTGCATAGGAACGAACAGCAGAAGAAGGAGCGTTATGAAATACGTTTCAGCGGTTCAGGCGGTCAGGGGATTATCACTTTGGCGGTCATTTTTGCCGAGGCCGTCGGCGTACATCATGGTCAACATGTTTGCCAGACCCAGAGTTATGGACCTGAGGCCAGGGGGGGGAAATCTAAGGCTGAGGTGGTTATCAGTAATACCCCCATTGATTACCCGAAAGCCTTGGGGCTTGATCTCCTGCTGGCCATGAATCAGGCAGCCTGTGACGCCTATTTTTTTGATTTGAACAGTGATGGAATCCTGGTGATTGATAAAGGGCTGGTTGAACACTCGCCCACCAGTCGGGTTGTGGCAATCCCTTTTACCCGGATTGCCCGTGAGGAGATCGGTCGGGAGATGGCCGCGAATATGGTTGCCCTCGGTGCAGTCGGTCTGCTGTCTGGGCAGGTTGATCTTGCTCTTTTAGAGAAAACCTTGCTCACTAGAATTCCCGCTGGCACCGAAGAAATGAACTCTGCCGCATTTCGACGTGGAGTGGAGGAGGCAAAAAAAATAAATATTGAAACCTTACCAAGATCAGTTGTCTGTGAGGAGGTTGTCTGA